One genomic segment of Brassica napus cultivar Da-Ae chromosome A3, Da-Ae, whole genome shotgun sequence includes these proteins:
- the LOC106374999 gene encoding uncharacterized protein LOC106374999, whose protein sequence is MTNESATSTAIPPQHSEQHQPPPIPINSPPAATMSVAANSNGVAFDETVEEPPCFKYLDSKEYADKYKKYESEFKQWILAKHFYPNAVNLYEGRTTIGGETILSSKWPCTRFYADPCVSFAQQESVEIGLVPNGAIVSEKKSC, encoded by the exons ATGACTAACGAGAGTGCGACATCTACAGCGATTCCGCCGCAACACTCCGAGCAGCACCAGCCACCACCAATTCCAATCAACTCTCCACCAGCAGCTACG ATGAGCGTCGCCGCGAACAGCAACGGCGTAGCGTTCGATGAAACCGTCGAAGAACCACCATGTTTCAA GTATCTGGATAGCAAAGAGTATGCTGATAAGTACAAAAAGTACGAATCTGAGTTCAAGCAGTGGATCCTCGCCAAGCATTTCTATCCCAATgcag tGAATTTGTACGAGGGGAGAACGACAATTGGTGGTGAAACCATTCTGTCTAGCAA GTGGCCTTGCACTCGTTTCTATGCAGACCCGTGTGTTTCATTTGCACAACAAGAGAGTGTAGAGATTGGTTTAGTTCCCAATGGAGCTATTGTCTCTGAGAAGAAGAGTTGTTGA